In Kytococcus sedentarius DSM 20547, the sequence AGACCGTCAACGTCTGGGTCCGCTCGGGCATCTCCGACCGACTCGGCCACCTCCTGGCCGAGCAGGACGACAACGTCCTGCACAAGCCGCTGACCCAGCTCGAAGCCGCCGCCCTGTACCGGGAGCTGAAACAGGTCATGGCCGAGGACGCCGCCCGCCGGCAGGCCGCGACCCGGTTCAGCGCGCAGCAGCAGCCCGGAGAGGACGGTGCGGGAAAATTTCCCACACCGTCCGACCAGGGGCGGGCCAGCGAACAGGCCGCCCGGATGATCCCCGGCGCCTCGTCCTACAAGACCATGGACAAGATCAGCGACCTCCAGCACATCGCCGCCGACCCCGCCCAACCCGACGAACTCCGACAGCAGGCCACGGCGGCGCTGGAACGCATCGACGCCGGCAACCCCGTCCAGCCCCTCTACCGGCAGATCCGGGAACAGGTCGACACCGCCCGCGGTGACCGCGACGCGGACCTGCACCAGCTTGCCACCGATGCCCTGGCCCGCATCAAGACCACGACACCGAAGAGACGCCCAGCGCGGCCCACCCCGGCAGCGGGTCAGGGAGAGGGTGGGCCGGTGCGGTATCCGGTGCGGGCGTTCGTGCTCACCTGGAGCGAGCTGGCCGACTGGTGGACCCACTACGACCTCGACCAGCTCGCCGCCGAGCTGACCGGCGAGCAGATCGAATCCTTTCTCGCCACCGTCGACGGCACCAGCCGATTCGCCGAGGAGCTGCGCGCCACCCGCGACCGTCACCGCGGCGATCACCCGATGCCGGGCCGCGGACACCTGCGCGCCCTATAGCCACCTCGTTGGCTCGGGTGCGGTGGTGCACCTACGGGGCATGAAGACTCCTGACCTTTCCGATGCCCGCTCCCGCCACCGAATGATCGCGGTGCTCGCCGCCCTCGTGGCGGTCCTCGTGCTCGCCGGGATCGGCGTCTACGGCCTGATCACCGGACCACCCACCAGCACCGAACCCAGCAGCGACGACAGCAACGGACCGGGACCAGTTGTCACCGTGCCCGATCCTGTACCCACCCAGACACCCCGTCTGCCCGTGGTGCGGCCCTCGGCGGACCCCGAGACGTTCGCCGGCAACGTCGCCACGGCGCTGTTCAGCTGGGATACCGCCAGCGGGTTCATGCCCCTGGACTACACCGCCGTCGTGTTAGAGGTGGGTGATCCCTCGGGCGCGGAGCAGGCCGGTCTGGCCGCTGACATCGCCACCTACCTTCCGTCTCGGGAGGCGTGGGTCGAGCTGCGTCAGTACGCCACCACCCAGCACCTCACCGTCGACACCATCTACGTCCCTGACACCTGGGATGACGCCGTGGCGCAGGCCCAGCCGGGGCAGCTCGCTGAGGGCACGATTGCGTACACGATCGAGGGCGCCCGCCACCGCGACGGGGTCTGGAACGAGCAGGCCGTCACCTCCGAGCACCCGGTGGCGTTCACCGTGTTCCTCGTCTGTGGGCCGACCTACGACACCTGCCATCTGCTGCGGCTGTCTCAGCTCGACAACCCCCTGCGCTGAACGGGGGCGCTGTCGTGTTGAAGAAGCTCACCGTCGCCGCCCTCGCTCTGGTGCTGCTCGGCCCCTCGCTCGGGCTGATCGGCGTCGGTCTGGTGATGAACCCGGCCGCGTCGGCCACCTGCACCGTCACCGGCACGAACGTCACCGTCGGGGACGTCCCCGACTCGTTGACTGTGACCACCGCGGGCGGTGAGATCTTCACGCTGAACCGCGCTCAGCTGACGCATGCGGCGACGATCATCGAGACCGGCTCCGGCATCGACGGGGTGACCCGGGACGGGCTGGTGATCGCGCTGATGGCCGCGCTCACCGAGTCCACCCTGCGGATGCTGTCGAACACGTCGGCGTATCCGGAGTCCGGGGACTACCCCAACGACGGGGACGGCTCCGACCACGACTCGCTCGGCCTGTTCCAGATGCGTCCGCAATCGGGGTGGGGCACCGTCGCCGACCTCATGGACCCCGTCTACCAGGCGCGGGCGTTCTTCGGCGGACCTGACGGACCGAACCACCCCTCACCGCGCGGGTTGCTGGACATCCCCGGCTGGGAACAGATGGACAAGGGCGAGGCCGCCCAAGCCGTCGAAGTCTCCGCCTACCCCGACCGTTACCGCAACTACGAGCCCGTCGCCGAAACCATCCTGACCACCCTCACCACCACTGGCGCGAGCCCGGCAGCCGGCGCCACCGCGGTGCCAGCAGTGCAGACGGTATCGGCGGAGTCCTCCCGCGTGGTGTTCCCGGTGCCGGAGAGCGCCTGGGTGCTCACCAGCGACTACGGGCCGAGGGTGCACCCGATCTCCGGGGAGAACTCGTTTCATACCGGCACCGACTTCGCCGCCCCGGACGGCACGCCGATCCTCGCCGCCGCCGACGGCACCGTCACCGTCGCCGAGTTCTCCGGCGGGTACGGGGGTCTGATCGTCGTCGAGCACCAGATCGCCGGGCAGACGGTGGCGACCGCGTATGCGCACATGTGGGAGCACGGCATCCACGTCACCGCCGGCGACCAGGTCGCCGCCGGGCAGCACATCGGTGACATCGGCTCGTCTGGCAACAGCACCGGCCCGCACCTGCACTTCGAGGTCCGCACCGGCGGCACCGACGGTGAGCACGCCGACCCCGCCGCCTGGCTCAACAGCCACCACGCTGCTGACCTGCCCGAACCCGAGACCGGCGCCCCCGCCGGCTGTGACCCCGGCACCGCGCCACCCGGCGGTGAGCCGGATCCGGTCGATGGGGACCCGGACGCGCTGGTGGACGACCCCACCTCCGGTGGGCAGATCACGGCGCGGATGCAGCACGTCTATACCCAGGGCATCGAGGCGTTTCCCGACACGAGCTGGGCGTGCTACTCACCCCGGCCCGGCACCCGCTCCGAGCACCCGCTCGGCAGGGCGTGTGACCTCACGTTCGGCAACGCCATCGGCCAGCACCCCACCCCGGCCCAGCTCGAAGCCGGGTGGGCCGTGACGAACTGGATGAAGGACCACGCCGAGGTCCTCGGGGTGGAATACCTGATCTGGCAGGGCCGCATCTGGTCCGCCGCCCGCGACGCCGAGGGGTGGCGTGACTACAACGGCGGTGGCATGCACGACCCCGATGACGTCACCGGCGGCCACTACGACCACCTCCACATCACCGTCCGGGCCAACTAGCAATTATTACATTAGATGTAATCGCTGACGGCCCGGTTTATGCGGATTCCCTGGTCAGGCAAGAGTATCAGCGGACCGCGCCAAGGGCTCCGGAAGCGGCATGCGACCAGGGGAAACACGTCGCGGCTTACATTAAATGTACTTTTCTTACATTAGATGTAAGACTGTCGGGGTGGACTTCGAGGACGGGAACCGGCCTGGATCGGTGGTGGCGCTGCGGCCGGGCAACGTGTCGTTGCTGCGCCCGGCGGAGCAGGTCTTCGACGACATGCTCACCGGGTGGTCCGCGCAGCAGTCCTCACGGATGCTGAACCCGAAGACGATCCAGGCACGGCTGGCTCAAGTGCGCCGGTTCACCGGGTTCTGCGGGAACCTGCCGTGGGAGTGGGCCCCGGCCGATGTCGAGGAGTGGACCACCGAGCTGGTCTCCGGTGACAAGCCGTGCTCCCACGGCACAATCCGCAGCTATCAGAACGCAGTCGCGCTGTTCTGCGACTTCCTCACCGACCGCCGCTACGGGTGGATCGAGCGGTGCGAGGAGCTGTTCGGCACGCACCCGGTGCAGATCTGCCACGAATGGAACACCGCGATCCACACCGGCGATCACGAAACCCGCCCGGCGGTGCGACCGTTGTCGCGGAGCGAGGTGCAGACGTTCTTCGACTACGCCGACGATCGCGTCGACCAAGCCCGCACGCGGGGCAAGAAGGGCTGGAAGTCGGTGTTCCGCGACGCGACGCTGTTCAAGATGATCTACGCCTTCGGGCTGCGCCGTCGCGAGGTCGGGATGCTCGACCTGCACGACTTCACCCGCAACCCGACCGCGACCGAGTTCGGCCGGTTCGGGGTCTGCAACGTCCGCTGGGCCAAGGCCAGCCGCGGTTCCCAGCCCCGGCGGCGGGCGGTGCTAGCTGTGTTCGACTGGACCCGGCCGGTGATCGAGGAATACGTCACCGACGTGCTGCCACTGTTCGACGTCGCTGATGCCGCGATGCTCTGGCCGACCGAACGACAATCACGGATCACCGGCAGCTACATCGGGATGCGGTTCGCCGAGTACCGTGACGACCTCGGCTTCGACGCCGCGCTGCACCCGCACTGCCTGCGGCACTCCTATGTGACCCATCTGATCGAGGACGGCTTCGACCCGCTGTTCGTCCAGCAGCAGGTCGGCCACCGTTGGGGCTCGACCACCGCCCTCTACACCGGCGTATCCGGTGACTACCGCAACCGCACCCTACGCCGCGCCCTGGATGCGGCGTTCACCCCACCGACCGCGATCGAGGAAGGCTGATCCTGATGACGAAGACCGTCGCCTACCACTGGCACCTGCGCAAGGTGATGAACGAGCACGGCATGAACGCCACCACCGACCTGGTGCCGCTGCTGGCCGAGCGGGGCGTGGTGATGACCTCCACGCAGGTCTACCGGATCGTCACAGGTGAGCCCGAGCGGTTGAACATGCGGCTGCTCGCCGCGCTCTGCGACATCTTCGATGTCACCCCAAACGACCTGATCGAGCCCTACGTCGCCACCAGCTCACGGCGCGGACGCAAGACCGGCACCACCGGCGCCACGCCGCCGAAGCCGAGCAAGAACCGTCCGACCCGTGCTGTGATCAAGCCTGCCGGGGACTGACCGGACCCGATGGCGAGCACGATCGTCAGCGGCACCTGTTTCCGCTGTGGTCGGGTGAGGAACCTGCGCTGGAACCACGCCCTGGACCGAGGCGAATGCCGGGCCTGCCGCGCCCGCCGCTCACCCAAGGAGACCTGCGCCGGCTGCCGCAGGCAGCGGCGGGTCAACGCCCGCACCCGCGATGGTGGCGCGCTCTGCGTGACGTGCTACGCCCGAACCCGCACCACCGACGACGCCTGCGACGAGTGCGGCAGCATCGGCCCGCTGGCCATACGAGCCGGCGGCAGGGGCTCCTCGTCACGGAGTCTCTGCGTCCGCTGCTACCGGAACCCGCGACGGCCCTGCGGCATCTGCGGACGACTCAAACGGGTCGCGCTGAAAGCCACCGCAACGACGCCGGATGTCTGCCCGACCTGCTACCAAGCGCCGGTGATCGACTGCTCCCTCTGCGGCCAGCAAGCCCTCGGCCGACGCACCACCAACCACGGCTGGCCACGCTGCTTCGCCTGCCAATCCGCCCAGCAGATCGACGCCGCACTCACCGGTCCGGACGGCACGATCCGCCCCGAGCTCAAACCCGTCCGCGACGCCTTGACCGAGTTCCGCCAACCCCGATCGCTGCTGAACAACTGGCACGACCTACCGAGCCTGCACCTGCTGACCGACATCGCCCGAGGCCGACTCGACCTGTCGCACGATGCCCTCGACGCCCGGCCGCAGGTGTTCTCGGTGACCTACCTGCGGGCCATGCTCGTCGCCGCCGGAGCGCTCCCGCCACGCGACGAGAACGCCGCCCGGCTGCACCGCCACGCTGCCGAAGCCGTTACCGACATCACCGATCCCGAACTGCGCGGGGTGCTCACCCGCTACGCCCGTTGGCACGTCGTCGGCCGCGCCAAGACCGACCGCCACGGCCACCTCACCGCCCACGTCGCGGCGCGCTGCCGAAGCGACATCCAGGCCGCCCATGCCTTCCTCGACCACCTCACCGCTCTTGGCCATGACCTCGACGACTGCCCGCAAACGTGCGTCGACGCCTGGCTCAGCACCAACCGCAGCGCACGCCTGACCTTCATCCGCTGGCTCAAACGAGGCGGCTACCTTCCCCAAACGCGGCTACCCGATCCCGTCGCGCAGAAGGACCCCAGTCACGACATCGACCCCGAGGATCAGCTCGCCCGCGTCCGCCAATTCCTACACGACCCCGACAGCGCCAGCGTCGAGGACCGAGCCGCAGCCTGCCTGATCCTGCTCTACGCCCAGCCCGTCGCGAAGATCGCCGCCCTCACCACTAATGACGTCGGAGTCCGTGGCGGCGACACCTACCTCGCCCTCGGCTCCGAGCCGATGCTGCTCATCCCGCCCCTGGACGCCCTGGTCACGGCGCTGCCGGTCGCCAAGCCGTTCGGCACCGCGAGCACCCTGGCCGACACCCGGTGGCTGTTCACCGGCAAGAACGCCGGCACCCACCTGCACCCAGCCTCGCTCATGGCGCGCATGAACCGGCTCGGGATCATCACCCGCGCCAGCCGGAACACGGCGCTGCTACACCTGGTATCCACGACCCCGCCCGCCGTGTTCGCCTCCCTCATCGGCATCCACGTCAACACCGCCACCCGCTGGGCCGAACTCACCGGCTCGGCCTGGAACAACTACGCCGGCGCGCGCCGCTGACGCTGACCGATCCAGCAGCTTGGCGCGCTTCGGGAGGGCCGCCAGCCCGAACGATCAAGCGGAGGGAGGCTTACAGGTCTCGAATGTCCTCGACACCTTCATCGCTAATCTTGAAGATCGTTACCTCGGGATTCGTGTCAACGAGATACCTGTTCAGCAGGTCGCTGACTCGATCGATGGTCTGCGTTGCGTCGTCGATGGAGTCGTAGAGCTTCCGATACAGCTCGGGGCTGTCCCAGCCAGGGATGCCCTTCCATCCGCCGTGGTCGAACAGCAACCGGTGGACCAGATAGTTCCGCGCCTCGACAAGGTTGCGGTACTCGGCTTGGAGGTGGTCTGGAAGCTGAGGCTCCACGGCCTTTGCTTTCGCCCCCAGCGTGCTCCGCTCACGAGGGGGCTTGCCCAGCAGCACCTGGTGGATCGTCTCTGCGGCGGCTTCGGCGACCTGGCAACGGGCGATCGCTCTGCCGAGCAGCAGGTACAGCAACTGCTGAGCGTCCTCCGGATTACCGGGAACGGGCACCTCCTGCGCCAACAGACCACCTCTCTGATCATCGTCGCGCATGGCAACAGATGCTTGCGATCCCGGCTCGCCCGACGACCTCAGCCTACCGTCGCCGGCCC encodes:
- a CDS encoding ParB N-terminal domain-containing protein, whose product is MSAPAGFIELERTVASIHVGRRHRTELGDIDALAASIDRDGLLQPITITPDGVLVCGARRLAAITQLGWKTVNVWVRSGISDRLGHLLAEQDDNVLHKPLTQLEAAALYRELKQVMAEDAARRQAATRFSAQQQPGEDGAGKFPTPSDQGRASEQAARMIPGASSYKTMDKISDLQHIAADPAQPDELRQQATAALERIDAGNPVQPLYRQIREQVDTARGDRDADLHQLATDALARIKTTTPKRRPARPTPAAGQGEGGPVRYPVRAFVLTWSELADWWTHYDLDQLAAELTGEQIESFLATVDGTSRFAEELRATRDRHRGDHPMPGRGHLRAL
- a CDS encoding M23 family metallopeptidase, whose amino-acid sequence is MLKKLTVAALALVLLGPSLGLIGVGLVMNPAASATCTVTGTNVTVGDVPDSLTVTTAGGEIFTLNRAQLTHAATIIETGSGIDGVTRDGLVIALMAALTESTLRMLSNTSAYPESGDYPNDGDGSDHDSLGLFQMRPQSGWGTVADLMDPVYQARAFFGGPDGPNHPSPRGLLDIPGWEQMDKGEAAQAVEVSAYPDRYRNYEPVAETILTTLTTTGASPAAGATAVPAVQTVSAESSRVVFPVPESAWVLTSDYGPRVHPISGENSFHTGTDFAAPDGTPILAAADGTVTVAEFSGGYGGLIVVEHQIAGQTVATAYAHMWEHGIHVTAGDQVAAGQHIGDIGSSGNSTGPHLHFEVRTGGTDGEHADPAAWLNSHHAADLPEPETGAPAGCDPGTAPPGGEPDPVDGDPDALVDDPTSGGQITARMQHVYTQGIEAFPDTSWACYSPRPGTRSEHPLGRACDLTFGNAIGQHPTPAQLEAGWAVTNWMKDHAEVLGVEYLIWQGRIWSAARDAEGWRDYNGGGMHDPDDVTGGHYDHLHITVRAN
- a CDS encoding tyrosine-type recombinase/integrase, whose amino-acid sequence is MDFEDGNRPGSVVALRPGNVSLLRPAEQVFDDMLTGWSAQQSSRMLNPKTIQARLAQVRRFTGFCGNLPWEWAPADVEEWTTELVSGDKPCSHGTIRSYQNAVALFCDFLTDRRYGWIERCEELFGTHPVQICHEWNTAIHTGDHETRPAVRPLSRSEVQTFFDYADDRVDQARTRGKKGWKSVFRDATLFKMIYAFGLRRREVGMLDLHDFTRNPTATEFGRFGVCNVRWAKASRGSQPRRRAVLAVFDWTRPVIEEYVTDVLPLFDVADAAMLWPTERQSRITGSYIGMRFAEYRDDLGFDAALHPHCLRHSYVTHLIEDGFDPLFVQQQVGHRWGSTTALYTGVSGDYRNRTLRRALDAAFTPPTAIEEG
- a CDS encoding helix-turn-helix domain-containing protein, with product MTKTVAYHWHLRKVMNEHGMNATTDLVPLLAERGVVMTSTQVYRIVTGEPERLNMRLLAALCDIFDVTPNDLIEPYVATSSRRGRKTGTTGATPPKPSKNRPTRAVIKPAGD